The following proteins come from a genomic window of Solea solea chromosome 3, fSolSol10.1, whole genome shotgun sequence:
- the LOC131457166 gene encoding ubiquitin carboxyl-terminal hydrolase 26-like isoform X3 — MMSPYKHRKRKWSESFIHYKRPRYDAPTVEAMSEANRFSCSTTEQEAFLKTEADTSYYTGLNPHFNKNPDSGGEELEYDARKPRYHTPEAEDVIRANLSLCREDEPYSVISEADFDTIKCSGIYSLISENPDDTPDDRLPESDTSQTSVIFNHEFASDANGSSKWQSDLAGHSWSLQAEPSINHRTSVNEKLSIRRERLKRNALNLIGGDAVKLQFNHRVNGCVTWQHKLTRYFRNLVAKQSFDRLSSTGSDEELYISMEEDREKLQPHCAEVVDLRLPLDAHDFSTWQYNSTDHDLDEHAESHFDRPTSYEHYEKPYFDIKNSNDEEPFCLGLPNLEQTCYMNATLQALLSLTPFVQEVSKQRKVWSYCPTSEVMRWFMKVKCCRFSNNNKTKTYILAAFKMIVAAFNPEFEDSFQKDAHEFLTCVLDMMKSQSVKLQKSACFMGLSYTCPVNAHITFQMLSTRTCTGCGVQSFKNEDYINLALDLVPGGSLSDCLEEYLKESELEYKCECGAEKSTLSSSFLNLPNVLIVQLKRFTFTQLCTGIKLDKPVHVLQDLEVNPGKCGSNIQKTHYCLISIISHLGKTPDSGHYVCDVVRRDTSGVLTDDWLIFSDMQVWEATGASICQWRERTAYLLFYEKTP, encoded by the exons ATGATGTCCCCTTACAAACATCGAAAG AGAAAATGGTcagaatcattcattcattacaag AGACCCAGATATGACGCTCCAACGGTGGAAGCCATGTCAGAGGCAAATCGTTTTTCATGTTCCACCACGGAGCAGGAGGCTTTTTTGAAGACTGAAGCTGACACAAGTTACTACACTGGTCTCAACCCACACTTCAATAAGAACCCTGACAGTGGAGGTGAAGAGTTGGAGTATGACGCAAGGAAACCCAGATATCACACTCCAGAGGCTGAGGATGTAATAAGAGCAAACCTTTCTTTATGCCGCGAGGATGAGCCTTATTCAGTCATTAGTGAAGCTGACTTTGACACAATTAAGTGCTCTGGCATTTACTCACTCATCAGTGAGAACCCTGACGACACTCCAGATGACAGGTTGCCAGAGTCTGATACAAGTCAAACCAGTGTCATCTTCAACCATGAATTTGCTTCTGACGCTAATGGCTCTTCAAAATGGCAGTCCGACCTAGCTGGTCATAGCTGGAGTCTACAGGCCGAGCCAAGCATCAACCATCGTACCTCAGTGAATGAAAAACTAAGTATAAGAAGGGAAAGGCTCAAAAGAAATGCGCTGAACCTTATTGG AGGTGATGCGGTCAAACTTCAATTTAATCACAGGGTTAATGGTTGTGTCACATGGCAGCACAAACTGACCAGGTATTTTAGGAATCTTGTGGCCAAACAGAGCTTTGATAGACTGTCCTCGACTGGAAGTGATGAAGAATTATATATCAGCAtggaagaagacagagagaagctgcagcCTCACTG TGCTGAGGTGGTGGACCTTCGCTTGCCTCTTGATGCTCATGACTTTTCAACCTGGCAGTACAACTCAACCGATCATGATCTGGATGAACACGCTGAGTCACACTTTGACAGACCAACCTCCTATGAACATTATGAAAAACCATACTTTGACATAAAAAATAGCAACGATGAGGAGCCATTCTGTCTTGG GCTGCCAAACTTGGAGCAAACCTGCTATATGAATGCCACTCTGCAAGCCCTCCTGTCTCTGACACCGTTTGTTCAGGAGGTCAGCAAGCAGAGGAAGGTTTGGAGCTATTGTCCCACCTCTGAAGTCATGAG GTGGTTTATGAAGGTTAAATGTTGCCGCTTCTcgaataacaacaaaacaaagacatacatCCTGGCTGCCTTTAAAATGATTGTTGCTGCGTTTAACCCAGAGTTTGAAGACAGCTTTCAGAAG GATGCACACGAGTTCCTCACCTGTGTGCTAGACATGATGAAGTCTCAATCAGTCAAACTTCAGAAGTCCGCATGCTTTATGGGCCTGAGTTACACCTGCCCTGTAAATGCTCACATCACCTTCCAGATGTTGAGCACCAGGACCTGCACAGG ATGTGGAGTccagtcatttaaaaatgaggaCTACATCAACCTTGCCCTAGACCTGGTCCCTGGAGGGTCACTGAGTGATTGTCTAGAGGAGTACCTTAAA GAGAGTGAACTGGAGTATAAATGCGAGTGCGGTGCTGAGAAGTCAACACTGTCTTCTTCGTTCTTGAACCTACCAAA TGTGTTGATCGTCCAGTTGAAGAGGTTTACCTTCACTCAGTTATGCACAGGGATTAAGTTGGATAAACCCGTGCATGTCCTGCAGGACCTGGAGGTGAATCCTGGCAAATGTGGCTCCAACATCCAAAAGACCCATTACTGTCTGATCAGCATCATCAGCCATCTGGGCAAAACACCTGACTCTG GCCATTATGTTTGTGATGTCGTACGAAGAGATACTTCAGGTGTCTTGACAGACGATTGGCTGATATTCAGTGACATGCAGGTCTGGGAGGCGACGGGAGCCTCGATCTGTCAATGGCGGGAGAGAACGGCCTACCTGCTCTTCTACGAGAAGACCCCTTGA
- the LOC131457166 gene encoding ubiquitin carboxyl-terminal hydrolase 26-like isoform X2 — protein MMSPYKHRKRPRYDAPTVEAMSEANRFSCSTTEQEAFLKTEADTSYYTGLNPHFNKNPDSGGEELEYDARKPRYHTPEAEDVIRANLSLCREDEPYSVISEADFDTIKCSGIYSLISENPDDTPDDRLPESDTSQTSVIFNHEFASDANGSSKWQSDLAGHSWSLQAEPSINHRTSVNEKLSIRRERLKRNALNLIGGDAVKLQFNHRVNGCVTWQHKLTRYFRNLVAKQSFDRLSSTGSDEELYISMEEDREKLQPHCAEVVDLRLPLDAHDFSTWQYNSTDHDLDEHAESHFDRPTSYEHYEKPYFDIKNSNDEEPFCLGLPNLEQTCYMNATLQALLSLTPFVQEVSKQRKVWSYCPTSEVMRWFMKVKCCRFSNNNKTKTYILAAFKMIVAAFNPEFEDSFQKVSTVLVENTPHSNTLNCTYPMIVTSTSLTLFTKNILQDAHEFLTCVLDMMKSQSVKLQKSACFMGLSYTCPVNAHITFQMLSTRTCTGCGVQSFKNEDYINLALDLVPGGSLSDCLEEYLKESELEYKCECGAEKSTLSSSFLNLPNVLIVQLKRFTFTQLCTGIKLDKPVHVLQDLEVNPGKCGSNIQKTHYCLISIISHLGKTPDSGHYVCDVVRRDTSGVLTDDWLIFSDMQVWEATGASICQWRERTAYLLFYEKTP, from the exons ATGATGTCCCCTTACAAACATCGAAAG AGACCCAGATATGACGCTCCAACGGTGGAAGCCATGTCAGAGGCAAATCGTTTTTCATGTTCCACCACGGAGCAGGAGGCTTTTTTGAAGACTGAAGCTGACACAAGTTACTACACTGGTCTCAACCCACACTTCAATAAGAACCCTGACAGTGGAGGTGAAGAGTTGGAGTATGACGCAAGGAAACCCAGATATCACACTCCAGAGGCTGAGGATGTAATAAGAGCAAACCTTTCTTTATGCCGCGAGGATGAGCCTTATTCAGTCATTAGTGAAGCTGACTTTGACACAATTAAGTGCTCTGGCATTTACTCACTCATCAGTGAGAACCCTGACGACACTCCAGATGACAGGTTGCCAGAGTCTGATACAAGTCAAACCAGTGTCATCTTCAACCATGAATTTGCTTCTGACGCTAATGGCTCTTCAAAATGGCAGTCCGACCTAGCTGGTCATAGCTGGAGTCTACAGGCCGAGCCAAGCATCAACCATCGTACCTCAGTGAATGAAAAACTAAGTATAAGAAGGGAAAGGCTCAAAAGAAATGCGCTGAACCTTATTGG AGGTGATGCGGTCAAACTTCAATTTAATCACAGGGTTAATGGTTGTGTCACATGGCAGCACAAACTGACCAGGTATTTTAGGAATCTTGTGGCCAAACAGAGCTTTGATAGACTGTCCTCGACTGGAAGTGATGAAGAATTATATATCAGCAtggaagaagacagagagaagctgcagcCTCACTG TGCTGAGGTGGTGGACCTTCGCTTGCCTCTTGATGCTCATGACTTTTCAACCTGGCAGTACAACTCAACCGATCATGATCTGGATGAACACGCTGAGTCACACTTTGACAGACCAACCTCCTATGAACATTATGAAAAACCATACTTTGACATAAAAAATAGCAACGATGAGGAGCCATTCTGTCTTGG GCTGCCAAACTTGGAGCAAACCTGCTATATGAATGCCACTCTGCAAGCCCTCCTGTCTCTGACACCGTTTGTTCAGGAGGTCAGCAAGCAGAGGAAGGTTTGGAGCTATTGTCCCACCTCTGAAGTCATGAG GTGGTTTATGAAGGTTAAATGTTGCCGCTTCTcgaataacaacaaaacaaagacatacatCCTGGCTGCCTTTAAAATGATTGTTGCTGCGTTTAACCCAGAGTTTGAAGACAGCTTTCAGAAGGTGAGTACAGTTTTAGTGGAAAACACACCACATAGTAATACACTAAACTGTACATATCCTATGATTGTTACTTCCACCTCCCTCACACTCTTTACTAAAAACATTTTGCAGGATGCACACGAGTTCCTCACCTGTGTGCTAGACATGATGAAGTCTCAATCAGTCAAACTTCAGAAGTCCGCATGCTTTATGGGCCTGAGTTACACCTGCCCTGTAAATGCTCACATCACCTTCCAGATGTTGAGCACCAGGACCTGCACAGG ATGTGGAGTccagtcatttaaaaatgaggaCTACATCAACCTTGCCCTAGACCTGGTCCCTGGAGGGTCACTGAGTGATTGTCTAGAGGAGTACCTTAAA GAGAGTGAACTGGAGTATAAATGCGAGTGCGGTGCTGAGAAGTCAACACTGTCTTCTTCGTTCTTGAACCTACCAAA TGTGTTGATCGTCCAGTTGAAGAGGTTTACCTTCACTCAGTTATGCACAGGGATTAAGTTGGATAAACCCGTGCATGTCCTGCAGGACCTGGAGGTGAATCCTGGCAAATGTGGCTCCAACATCCAAAAGACCCATTACTGTCTGATCAGCATCATCAGCCATCTGGGCAAAACACCTGACTCTG GCCATTATGTTTGTGATGTCGTACGAAGAGATACTTCAGGTGTCTTGACAGACGATTGGCTGATATTCAGTGACATGCAGGTCTGGGAGGCGACGGGAGCCTCGATCTGTCAATGGCGGGAGAGAACGGCCTACCTGCTCTTCTACGAGAAGACCCCTTGA
- the LOC131457166 gene encoding ubiquitin carboxyl-terminal hydrolase 26-like isoform X1 gives MMSPYKHRKRKWSESFIHYKRPRYDAPTVEAMSEANRFSCSTTEQEAFLKTEADTSYYTGLNPHFNKNPDSGGEELEYDARKPRYHTPEAEDVIRANLSLCREDEPYSVISEADFDTIKCSGIYSLISENPDDTPDDRLPESDTSQTSVIFNHEFASDANGSSKWQSDLAGHSWSLQAEPSINHRTSVNEKLSIRRERLKRNALNLIGGDAVKLQFNHRVNGCVTWQHKLTRYFRNLVAKQSFDRLSSTGSDEELYISMEEDREKLQPHCAEVVDLRLPLDAHDFSTWQYNSTDHDLDEHAESHFDRPTSYEHYEKPYFDIKNSNDEEPFCLGLPNLEQTCYMNATLQALLSLTPFVQEVSKQRKVWSYCPTSEVMRWFMKVKCCRFSNNNKTKTYILAAFKMIVAAFNPEFEDSFQKVSTVLVENTPHSNTLNCTYPMIVTSTSLTLFTKNILQDAHEFLTCVLDMMKSQSVKLQKSACFMGLSYTCPVNAHITFQMLSTRTCTGCGVQSFKNEDYINLALDLVPGGSLSDCLEEYLKESELEYKCECGAEKSTLSSSFLNLPNVLIVQLKRFTFTQLCTGIKLDKPVHVLQDLEVNPGKCGSNIQKTHYCLISIISHLGKTPDSGHYVCDVVRRDTSGVLTDDWLIFSDMQVWEATGASICQWRERTAYLLFYEKTP, from the exons ATGATGTCCCCTTACAAACATCGAAAG AGAAAATGGTcagaatcattcattcattacaag AGACCCAGATATGACGCTCCAACGGTGGAAGCCATGTCAGAGGCAAATCGTTTTTCATGTTCCACCACGGAGCAGGAGGCTTTTTTGAAGACTGAAGCTGACACAAGTTACTACACTGGTCTCAACCCACACTTCAATAAGAACCCTGACAGTGGAGGTGAAGAGTTGGAGTATGACGCAAGGAAACCCAGATATCACACTCCAGAGGCTGAGGATGTAATAAGAGCAAACCTTTCTTTATGCCGCGAGGATGAGCCTTATTCAGTCATTAGTGAAGCTGACTTTGACACAATTAAGTGCTCTGGCATTTACTCACTCATCAGTGAGAACCCTGACGACACTCCAGATGACAGGTTGCCAGAGTCTGATACAAGTCAAACCAGTGTCATCTTCAACCATGAATTTGCTTCTGACGCTAATGGCTCTTCAAAATGGCAGTCCGACCTAGCTGGTCATAGCTGGAGTCTACAGGCCGAGCCAAGCATCAACCATCGTACCTCAGTGAATGAAAAACTAAGTATAAGAAGGGAAAGGCTCAAAAGAAATGCGCTGAACCTTATTGG AGGTGATGCGGTCAAACTTCAATTTAATCACAGGGTTAATGGTTGTGTCACATGGCAGCACAAACTGACCAGGTATTTTAGGAATCTTGTGGCCAAACAGAGCTTTGATAGACTGTCCTCGACTGGAAGTGATGAAGAATTATATATCAGCAtggaagaagacagagagaagctgcagcCTCACTG TGCTGAGGTGGTGGACCTTCGCTTGCCTCTTGATGCTCATGACTTTTCAACCTGGCAGTACAACTCAACCGATCATGATCTGGATGAACACGCTGAGTCACACTTTGACAGACCAACCTCCTATGAACATTATGAAAAACCATACTTTGACATAAAAAATAGCAACGATGAGGAGCCATTCTGTCTTGG GCTGCCAAACTTGGAGCAAACCTGCTATATGAATGCCACTCTGCAAGCCCTCCTGTCTCTGACACCGTTTGTTCAGGAGGTCAGCAAGCAGAGGAAGGTTTGGAGCTATTGTCCCACCTCTGAAGTCATGAG GTGGTTTATGAAGGTTAAATGTTGCCGCTTCTcgaataacaacaaaacaaagacatacatCCTGGCTGCCTTTAAAATGATTGTTGCTGCGTTTAACCCAGAGTTTGAAGACAGCTTTCAGAAGGTGAGTACAGTTTTAGTGGAAAACACACCACATAGTAATACACTAAACTGTACATATCCTATGATTGTTACTTCCACCTCCCTCACACTCTTTACTAAAAACATTTTGCAGGATGCACACGAGTTCCTCACCTGTGTGCTAGACATGATGAAGTCTCAATCAGTCAAACTTCAGAAGTCCGCATGCTTTATGGGCCTGAGTTACACCTGCCCTGTAAATGCTCACATCACCTTCCAGATGTTGAGCACCAGGACCTGCACAGG ATGTGGAGTccagtcatttaaaaatgaggaCTACATCAACCTTGCCCTAGACCTGGTCCCTGGAGGGTCACTGAGTGATTGTCTAGAGGAGTACCTTAAA GAGAGTGAACTGGAGTATAAATGCGAGTGCGGTGCTGAGAAGTCAACACTGTCTTCTTCGTTCTTGAACCTACCAAA TGTGTTGATCGTCCAGTTGAAGAGGTTTACCTTCACTCAGTTATGCACAGGGATTAAGTTGGATAAACCCGTGCATGTCCTGCAGGACCTGGAGGTGAATCCTGGCAAATGTGGCTCCAACATCCAAAAGACCCATTACTGTCTGATCAGCATCATCAGCCATCTGGGCAAAACACCTGACTCTG GCCATTATGTTTGTGATGTCGTACGAAGAGATACTTCAGGTGTCTTGACAGACGATTGGCTGATATTCAGTGACATGCAGGTCTGGGAGGCGACGGGAGCCTCGATCTGTCAATGGCGGGAGAGAACGGCCTACCTGCTCTTCTACGAGAAGACCCCTTGA
- the LOC131457166 gene encoding uncharacterized protein LOC131457166 isoform X4 produces MMSPYKHRKRKWSESFIHYKRPRYDAPTVEAMSEANRFSCSTTEQEAFLKTEADTSYYTGLNPHFNKNPDSGGEELEYDARKPRYHTPEAEDVIRANLSLCREDEPYSVISEADFDTIKCSGIYSLISENPDDTPDDRLPESDTSQTSVIFNHEFASDANGSSKWQSDLAGHSWSLQAEPSINHRTSVNEKLSIRRERLKRNALNLIGGDAVKLQFNHRVNGCVTWQHKLTRYFRNLVAKQSFDRLSSTGSDEELYISMEEDREKLQPHCAEVVDLRLPLDAHDFSTWQYNSTDHDLDEHAESHFDRPTSYEHYEKPYFDIKNSNDEEPFCLGLPNLEQTCYMNATLQALLSLTPFVQEVSKQRKVWSYCPTSEVMRWFMKVKCCRFSNNNKTKTYILAAFKMIVAAFNPEFEDSFQKESELEYKCECGAEKSTLSSSFLNLPNVLIVQLKRFTFTQLCTGIKLDKPVHVLQDLEVNPGKCGSNIQKTHYCLISIISHLGKTPDSGHYVCDVVRRDTSGVLTDDWLIFSDMQVWEATGASICQWRERTAYLLFYEKTP; encoded by the exons ATGATGTCCCCTTACAAACATCGAAAG AGAAAATGGTcagaatcattcattcattacaag AGACCCAGATATGACGCTCCAACGGTGGAAGCCATGTCAGAGGCAAATCGTTTTTCATGTTCCACCACGGAGCAGGAGGCTTTTTTGAAGACTGAAGCTGACACAAGTTACTACACTGGTCTCAACCCACACTTCAATAAGAACCCTGACAGTGGAGGTGAAGAGTTGGAGTATGACGCAAGGAAACCCAGATATCACACTCCAGAGGCTGAGGATGTAATAAGAGCAAACCTTTCTTTATGCCGCGAGGATGAGCCTTATTCAGTCATTAGTGAAGCTGACTTTGACACAATTAAGTGCTCTGGCATTTACTCACTCATCAGTGAGAACCCTGACGACACTCCAGATGACAGGTTGCCAGAGTCTGATACAAGTCAAACCAGTGTCATCTTCAACCATGAATTTGCTTCTGACGCTAATGGCTCTTCAAAATGGCAGTCCGACCTAGCTGGTCATAGCTGGAGTCTACAGGCCGAGCCAAGCATCAACCATCGTACCTCAGTGAATGAAAAACTAAGTATAAGAAGGGAAAGGCTCAAAAGAAATGCGCTGAACCTTATTGG AGGTGATGCGGTCAAACTTCAATTTAATCACAGGGTTAATGGTTGTGTCACATGGCAGCACAAACTGACCAGGTATTTTAGGAATCTTGTGGCCAAACAGAGCTTTGATAGACTGTCCTCGACTGGAAGTGATGAAGAATTATATATCAGCAtggaagaagacagagagaagctgcagcCTCACTG TGCTGAGGTGGTGGACCTTCGCTTGCCTCTTGATGCTCATGACTTTTCAACCTGGCAGTACAACTCAACCGATCATGATCTGGATGAACACGCTGAGTCACACTTTGACAGACCAACCTCCTATGAACATTATGAAAAACCATACTTTGACATAAAAAATAGCAACGATGAGGAGCCATTCTGTCTTGG GCTGCCAAACTTGGAGCAAACCTGCTATATGAATGCCACTCTGCAAGCCCTCCTGTCTCTGACACCGTTTGTTCAGGAGGTCAGCAAGCAGAGGAAGGTTTGGAGCTATTGTCCCACCTCTGAAGTCATGAG GTGGTTTATGAAGGTTAAATGTTGCCGCTTCTcgaataacaacaaaacaaagacatacatCCTGGCTGCCTTTAAAATGATTGTTGCTGCGTTTAACCCAGAGTTTGAAGACAGCTTTCAGAAG GAGAGTGAACTGGAGTATAAATGCGAGTGCGGTGCTGAGAAGTCAACACTGTCTTCTTCGTTCTTGAACCTACCAAA TGTGTTGATCGTCCAGTTGAAGAGGTTTACCTTCACTCAGTTATGCACAGGGATTAAGTTGGATAAACCCGTGCATGTCCTGCAGGACCTGGAGGTGAATCCTGGCAAATGTGGCTCCAACATCCAAAAGACCCATTACTGTCTGATCAGCATCATCAGCCATCTGGGCAAAACACCTGACTCTG GCCATTATGTTTGTGATGTCGTACGAAGAGATACTTCAGGTGTCTTGACAGACGATTGGCTGATATTCAGTGACATGCAGGTCTGGGAGGCGACGGGAGCCTCGATCTGTCAATGGCGGGAGAGAACGGCCTACCTGCTCTTCTACGAGAAGACCCCTTGA